From a single Halobacteriovorax sp. DA5 genomic region:
- the gyrA gene encoding DNA gyrase subunit A: MTDETNITNENDNGDGGNHNHGNIQQIGIRDEMKNCYLDYAMSVIVGRALPDVRDGMKPVHRRCLYAMHSLGNYHNKPFLKSARVVGDVIGKYHPHGDSAVYNTIVRMAQDFSMRYPMVQGQGNFGSIDGDNAAAMRYTEIRMQKLSEEMLKDLDKETVDWQPNYDDSLKEPTVLPTKIPNLLVNGSAGIAVGMATNIPPHNLTEVMTALTELVDNREMSIEDIMKIIPGPDFPTAGTIHGTEGIRSAYKTGKGVIQMRAKMDVEIHGKKQDRERIVITELPYQVNKAKLIEKIAELVNSKSLVGISDLRDESSREGIRVVIDLKKGEIATVIMNKLYKQTALQSSFGIIFLSIVNSSPKVLNIKEQLECFIDHRREIIIRRTVYELKKARERAHILEGLKVAVENIDEVVEMIKKSDGPTDAREKLMSTFSLSEIQAQAILDMRLQRLTGLERDKIIADYEAIMKEIDRLEGILGSEDKIKAIIKEEFTEVIEKYGDERRTEIVAKADEIQIEDLVASEEMIVTITHKGYVKRMPLDTYKAQKRGGKGVKGAANDDDFFTNIFTANTHDKLLFFTSRGQVFSKKVYEIPEGTRTSKGRNIANLIQIPSGDRVTEIICVPHDMDLNEKYLIFATNKGLVKKTALEEYSNVKQSGLIAIKLQDGDHIVNVRINDGSKDILLCSSAGKIIRFDTNDARPMGRVSQGVKGININTDEEKIIGMELIDDQMEILSVTEHGYGKRTESSQYRKQTRGGKGILAMRLTDKNGEIVQIKPVTDKDDLMIITDRGQVVRTKVSGVSLMGRATQGVRLIKPKEGEKVVSIAKIIEADDEDGSTSEE, from the coding sequence ATGACTGATGAAACAAATATCACAAATGAAAATGATAATGGTGATGGTGGAAACCATAACCACGGGAATATTCAACAAATTGGTATTCGCGATGAAATGAAAAACTGTTACCTCGATTACGCAATGTCGGTAATCGTAGGTCGTGCACTTCCAGATGTACGTGATGGGATGAAACCTGTTCACCGTCGTTGTCTGTATGCAATGCACTCTCTAGGTAACTACCATAATAAACCATTCCTAAAGTCTGCCCGTGTTGTTGGTGACGTTATTGGTAAGTATCACCCACACGGTGACTCTGCGGTTTATAATACAATCGTACGTATGGCCCAAGATTTCTCAATGAGATATCCAATGGTTCAAGGTCAAGGTAACTTCGGTTCAATTGATGGTGATAACGCTGCAGCCATGAGGTATACAGAGATCAGAATGCAAAAGCTTTCTGAAGAGATGCTAAAAGACTTAGATAAAGAAACAGTTGATTGGCAACCTAACTACGACGACTCACTTAAAGAGCCAACAGTTCTTCCAACAAAAATCCCTAACTTATTAGTTAACGGTTCAGCTGGTATTGCTGTAGGTATGGCAACAAATATTCCTCCACATAACTTAACAGAAGTTATGACGGCGCTTACTGAGCTTGTAGATAATCGTGAAATGTCGATTGAAGACATTATGAAGATTATCCCAGGTCCAGACTTTCCAACTGCTGGAACAATTCACGGAACTGAAGGTATTCGCTCTGCTTATAAAACAGGTAAGGGTGTTATCCAGATGCGTGCAAAGATGGATGTGGAAATTCACGGTAAGAAACAAGATCGTGAAAGAATTGTTATTACTGAACTTCCATACCAAGTTAACAAAGCTAAGCTAATTGAAAAGATTGCTGAACTTGTAAACTCTAAATCACTTGTTGGTATTTCAGACCTTCGTGATGAATCATCTCGTGAAGGGATTCGTGTTGTAATCGACCTTAAAAAAGGTGAGATCGCAACTGTAATCATGAATAAGCTTTATAAGCAAACTGCACTACAATCATCATTTGGTATTATTTTCTTATCAATTGTTAACTCATCACCAAAAGTTCTAAACATCAAAGAACAGCTTGAGTGTTTCATTGATCACAGAAGAGAAATCATTATTCGTCGTACAGTATACGAACTTAAGAAAGCACGTGAGCGCGCGCATATCTTAGAAGGTTTAAAAGTAGCTGTTGAAAATATTGATGAAGTAGTTGAGATGATCAAGAAATCTGACGGGCCAACTGATGCTCGTGAGAAATTAATGAGTACATTCTCATTAAGCGAGATTCAAGCTCAAGCAATTCTAGACATGAGACTACAACGTCTAACAGGTCTAGAAAGAGATAAGATTATTGCTGACTACGAAGCAATTATGAAAGAGATTGATCGCTTAGAAGGAATTCTTGGTTCTGAAGATAAAATCAAAGCAATCATTAAAGAAGAATTCACTGAAGTTATTGAAAAATACGGTGATGAGAGAAGAACAGAAATCGTTGCAAAAGCAGACGAAATTCAAATTGAAGATCTTGTAGCAAGTGAAGAGATGATTGTTACAATCACTCACAAAGGTTACGTTAAGCGTATGCCACTTGACACTTACAAAGCGCAAAAGCGTGGTGGTAAAGGTGTTAAGGGTGCTGCAAACGATGATGACTTCTTCACAAATATCTTTACGGCAAATACTCACGATAAGCTTCTATTCTTTACAAGCCGTGGGCAAGTATTCTCAAAGAAAGTTTACGAAATTCCTGAAGGAACTAGAACTTCTAAGGGACGCAATATTGCAAACCTTATCCAAATCCCAAGTGGTGATCGTGTAACAGAAATTATCTGTGTTCCACACGATATGGATCTTAATGAGAAGTACTTAATCTTTGCAACTAACAAAGGTCTAGTTAAGAAGACAGCTCTTGAAGAATATTCAAACGTTAAGCAATCGGGACTAATTGCAATTAAACTGCAAGACGGTGACCATATTGTTAACGTAAGAATTAATGATGGATCAAAAGATATCCTTCTATGTTCTTCAGCTGGTAAGATCATTCGTTTTGATACTAATGATGCAAGGCCAATGGGACGTGTATCTCAAGGTGTTAAGGGTATCAACATCAATACAGATGAAGAAAAAATCATCGGTATGGAATTAATTGATGACCAAATGGAAATCCTATCTGTAACTGAACATGGGTACGGTAAACGTACTGAATCTTCACAATACCGTAAGCAAACTCGTGGTGGGAAAGGTATTCTTGCAATGAGACTTACAGATAAGAATGGTGAGATTGTTCAAATTAAACCTGTTACTGACAAAGATGATCTAATGATCATTACTGACCGCGGGCAAGTTGTTCGTACGAAAGTAAGTGGTGTTTCTCTAATGGGACGCGCGACTCAAGGTGTACGTCTAATTAAGCCTAAAGAAGGTGAGAAGGTTGTTTCAATTGCAAAAATTATTGAAGCAGATGACGAAGATGGATCAACTTCTGAAGAATAA
- the gyrB gene encoding DNA topoisomerase (ATP-hydrolyzing) subunit B, whose product MENQENQAGSIGKVGQEYGASQISVLEGLEAVRKRPGMYIGDTANRGLHHCVYEIVDNAVDEALAGYCSEIKVIIHVDNSVTVIDDGRGIPVDIHPKEGVSAAELVYTKLHAGGKFNEEGGAYKVSGGLHGVGASVVNALSKWVKVEIKKHGKIHQVEFNHGVTKEPLKVVGELEDKSQTGTSVTFKPDNEIFEVHEFNYDTLTNRFREMAFLNKGLKIVVKDERTDKNETFHYEGGLIQFVEYLNRAKTVVHKDPIYIAESREDYEVEISMQWTDSYSEVLSGYANAITTPGGGTHISGFKTALTRVLNAYAKDNNLLKGIKTNLTGDDMREGLTAIISVKLPELQFEGQTKDKLGNSEVEGIVNSLVGDALKRYLEENPQTAKTIIRKSVDAAAAREAARRARELTRRKSVLDMGGLPGKMADCQEKDPALSEIYIVEGDSAGGSAKQGRDRKYQAVLPLKGKILNVEKARYDKMLGNAEIKMIVQAMGTGIGKGNFDISKLRYHKLVIMTDADVDGSHIRTLILTLLYRQFPELIEQGYVYIAQPPLYKYKKGKKEIYLKDEKALETFLVANAIEGTSINFNGEMIEEETAKGLINKFTQYDKTLKSYDIHFDTFLLRHLIEEIGITAADLKDRSKLDGIVSKLDEHFKTQESETLRNYSFSIEEDKEHASNLIRINVKTTARTKKFKLSSYFLESSEYADLMNLYDGINKFKIGKFIVKGEKGDAKEFESLRGFASYIIDDAKQGAYIQRYKGLGEMNPEQLWETTMNPENRTLLQVKIEDTIEADSVFSVLMGDQVEPRRQFVEENALNVRNLDV is encoded by the coding sequence TTGGAAAATCAAGAAAATCAAGCAGGAAGTATTGGTAAGGTCGGACAGGAATATGGTGCAAGCCAGATTAGTGTTCTTGAAGGACTAGAGGCCGTAAGAAAAAGACCAGGGATGTATATTGGTGATACTGCCAATCGTGGTCTACATCACTGTGTATATGAAATTGTAGATAACGCAGTCGATGAAGCACTTGCAGGTTATTGTAGCGAAATTAAAGTTATTATTCACGTTGATAACTCTGTAACAGTTATCGATGATGGGCGAGGGATCCCAGTTGATATTCACCCGAAAGAAGGTGTATCGGCCGCGGAACTTGTATATACAAAACTTCACGCAGGTGGAAAGTTTAACGAAGAAGGTGGAGCTTATAAAGTTTCAGGTGGTCTACACGGTGTAGGTGCTTCTGTTGTAAACGCACTATCTAAGTGGGTTAAAGTTGAAATTAAAAAGCATGGAAAGATTCACCAAGTTGAATTTAACCATGGTGTAACTAAAGAGCCACTAAAAGTTGTTGGTGAATTAGAAGATAAAAGTCAAACAGGTACATCTGTTACTTTCAAACCAGATAATGAAATTTTTGAAGTTCACGAATTTAATTACGATACATTAACAAATCGTTTTAGAGAGATGGCCTTCCTTAACAAAGGTCTTAAGATCGTTGTTAAAGATGAGAGAACAGATAAGAATGAAACTTTCCACTACGAGGGTGGTCTTATTCAGTTCGTAGAATATCTAAACAGAGCTAAAACAGTAGTACATAAAGATCCAATCTATATTGCAGAATCAAGAGAAGATTACGAAGTAGAAATCTCAATGCAATGGACTGATTCATACTCAGAAGTTCTTTCTGGTTATGCCAACGCAATTACAACTCCAGGTGGGGGGACTCACATTTCTGGTTTTAAAACTGCACTAACTCGTGTTCTAAATGCATATGCAAAAGATAATAACCTGCTTAAAGGAATTAAAACGAATTTAACAGGTGATGATATGAGAGAAGGTTTAACAGCGATTATTTCTGTTAAGCTTCCTGAGCTTCAATTCGAAGGTCAAACAAAAGATAAGCTAGGTAACTCTGAAGTAGAAGGTATCGTTAACTCTCTAGTAGGGGATGCACTTAAGAGATACTTAGAAGAAAATCCACAAACTGCAAAAACAATTATTAGAAAATCAGTTGATGCAGCTGCAGCTCGTGAAGCGGCAAGACGTGCTCGTGAATTAACTAGAAGAAAGTCAGTTCTAGATATGGGTGGTCTTCCAGGTAAAATGGCAGACTGTCAGGAAAAAGATCCAGCTCTTTCTGAAATCTACATCGTAGAGGGTGACTCTGCCGGTGGTTCTGCAAAGCAGGGACGTGATCGTAAGTATCAAGCAGTTCTTCCTCTTAAAGGTAAGATCCTTAACGTTGAAAAAGCTCGTTATGATAAAATGCTTGGTAACGCCGAAATTAAGATGATCGTTCAAGCGATGGGTACAGGTATTGGTAAAGGTAACTTTGATATTTCAAAACTTCGTTACCACAAACTAGTTATCATGACAGATGCCGACGTCGATGGTTCTCACATTAGAACACTTATTTTAACTCTTCTTTATCGTCAGTTCCCTGAGCTGATTGAGCAAGGTTATGTTTATATCGCTCAACCACCTTTATATAAATACAAGAAAGGTAAGAAAGAGATTTATCTAAAAGACGAAAAAGCACTTGAGACATTCCTTGTTGCAAACGCAATTGAAGGAACTTCAATTAACTTCAATGGTGAAATGATTGAAGAAGAGACAGCTAAAGGTCTTATTAATAAATTCACTCAATACGACAAAACTCTTAAGTCTTACGATATTCACTTCGATACGTTCTTACTAAGACACTTAATTGAAGAAATTGGTATCACTGCAGCTGATCTTAAAGATCGCTCAAAACTTGATGGTATTGTTTCTAAACTTGATGAACACTTTAAAACTCAAGAGTCTGAAACATTAAGAAATTACTCATTCTCAATTGAAGAAGACAAAGAGCATGCATCAAATCTTATTCGTATCAATGTTAAAACAACAGCACGTACGAAGAAATTTAAACTTAGCTCATACTTCCTAGAGTCTTCAGAATACGCAGATCTTATGAACCTTTACGATGGTATCAATAAATTTAAAATTGGTAAGTTCATTGTTAAAGGTGAAAAAGGTGATGCAAAAGAATTCGAATCACTAAGAGGTTTTGCTTCTTATATTATCGATGATGCTAAACAAGGCGCGTACATCCAACGTTATAAGGGTCTTGGAGAAATGAACCCTGAACAACTTTGGGAAACAACAATGAATCCAGAAAATAGAACTCTTCTTCAAGTAAAGATTGAAGATACTATTGAAGCAGATTCAGTATTCTCTGTTCTAATGGGTGACCAAGTAGAACCAAGAAGACAATTTGTTGAAGAAAACGCACTTAATGTAAGAAATCTGGACGTATAG
- a CDS encoding DNA replication/repair protein RecF, whose amino-acid sequence MKLVKLQVTNFRNLEPDIISFNGNINCILGENGNGKTNILEALHVLVTRKSFRKNTTFPQLLSIDGDNPEILFSSLFLDDGDNVTFSGKMNPQGSTWALNGKNTKKKLDAKLVFINPFDSYSFSNIPSFRRKWFDDHLSMLSRDYKKVLNQYNSALKFRNILLSKKPSQFREQLNVIDRQMADYAYELVAMRNQFVTELIPFCENTYRDIFSEDHSLKIEVDSRFHGFSPEMIFDYMQQRLEKDLIVGHTTYQVHKDDYVLLFDGMNAYEFCSLGQQKMSYLSLLFAYIELFRYNFNTYPIVLIDDVSGELDKARWGRLVKFLEQREFQVLITTANEKFKEELEKINGANKIYISNGSVN is encoded by the coding sequence TTGAAACTTGTAAAACTTCAGGTAACAAATTTTCGAAATCTAGAACCAGATATAATTTCTTTCAATGGAAATATTAATTGTATCCTAGGTGAAAACGGAAATGGAAAAACAAATATATTAGAAGCTCTACACGTTCTAGTGACGAGAAAATCTTTTCGTAAAAATACAACTTTTCCACAGCTATTAAGTATTGATGGGGATAACCCTGAGATATTATTTTCATCTCTATTTCTCGATGATGGCGATAACGTAACTTTCAGTGGAAAGATGAATCCTCAAGGATCTACCTGGGCACTTAATGGGAAGAATACGAAAAAGAAGCTTGATGCAAAGTTAGTTTTTATCAATCCATTTGATTCTTATTCATTTTCAAATATTCCAAGTTTTAGAAGAAAGTGGTTTGATGATCATTTATCAATGCTTAGTCGCGATTATAAGAAAGTATTAAATCAGTACAATTCCGCGCTTAAGTTTAGAAATATTCTTCTATCTAAGAAACCATCACAATTTCGTGAGCAGTTAAATGTAATTGATCGCCAAATGGCCGATTATGCTTATGAGCTAGTTGCCATGAGAAATCAATTCGTAACTGAACTAATTCCGTTTTGTGAAAATACATATCGTGACATCTTTTCAGAAGATCATTCACTTAAAATTGAAGTTGATTCTCGTTTTCATGGATTTTCGCCAGAGATGATCTTTGATTATATGCAACAAAGGCTAGAAAAGGACCTAATTGTAGGTCATACGACTTATCAAGTTCACAAAGATGACTACGTGCTTCTTTTTGATGGGATGAATGCTTACGAATTTTGTTCTTTAGGCCAACAAAAAATGTCTTATTTGAGCCTCTTATTTGCCTATATAGAGCTATTTAGGTATAACTTTAACACCTATCCAATTGTACTTATCGACGACGTCTCAGGGGAATTAGACAAGGCGAGATGGGGTAGGCTGGTTAAATTTTTGGAACAACGAGAGTTCCAAGTTTTAATCACGACGGCAAATGAAAAATTTAAGGAAGAATTAGAAAAAATTAATGGCGCAAATAAGATCTATATTTCGAACGGTTCCGTTAACTAG
- the dnaN gene encoding DNA polymerase III subunit beta: MKLRVDTDNLRDALNKILTVIDKKNSRPILTYTLLTVSNDKIYLSATDLEVSAKYSINASTEGTASFCINAKNLFDILKELPNTDINIELEDGENLLKINCEEIHYSLLIYEADEFPKLHFGSENTFTLNSDDLLNLITKTSYAISNDETRLHFNGIYFQEVEGKLRAVSTDGHRLSLIENDIAEQNNEALINGIIIPKKGVAELRKIAETYPGANLFISVDDSYLYVTANEQYQLGIRLIAREYPKYQAVIPAKTTYSLTADKEVIQNAIRRIKIMSNEKSNAVKLKLTENHMTISANHPSLGDAKETIPVDYEGKEIEIGFNARFLLDSIAILNTENVTFEFNNEFSAVIVRSNDIQNYLGIIMPLRI; encoded by the coding sequence ATGAAGCTTAGGGTTGATACAGATAACTTAAGAGATGCATTAAATAAAATTTTAACTGTAATTGATAAGAAGAATTCAAGACCAATATTAACATATACGTTACTAACTGTTAGCAATGATAAAATATATCTTTCAGCAACAGATCTTGAGGTATCAGCAAAGTATTCAATTAATGCATCAACTGAAGGAACAGCTTCATTTTGTATAAACGCTAAGAATCTATTTGATATATTAAAAGAACTTCCTAACACAGATATCAACATCGAGTTAGAAGATGGTGAAAATCTACTAAAAATAAATTGTGAAGAAATTCATTATTCACTTTTAATTTACGAAGCAGATGAATTTCCAAAGCTTCACTTTGGAAGCGAAAATACTTTCACACTAAATTCAGATGATCTTTTAAATCTAATTACTAAAACTTCATATGCAATCTCAAATGATGAAACAAGACTTCACTTTAACGGAATCTATTTCCAAGAAGTAGAAGGGAAGCTAAGAGCTGTTTCAACTGATGGACATCGTTTATCTCTAATCGAAAATGATATTGCTGAACAAAATAATGAAGCTCTAATTAATGGAATTATTATTCCTAAGAAGGGTGTAGCAGAACTTAGAAAAATCGCTGAAACATATCCAGGTGCAAATCTGTTTATTTCTGTTGATGACTCATATTTATATGTAACAGCTAATGAGCAATACCAATTAGGTATTCGTTTAATTGCTAGAGAGTATCCTAAGTATCAAGCTGTAATTCCAGCTAAGACTACTTACTCACTAACAGCTGATAAAGAAGTAATTCAAAACGCTATTAGACGTATTAAAATTATGTCTAATGAGAAATCAAATGCAGTAAAGCTTAAGCTAACTGAAAACCATATGACGATCTCTGCAAACCATCCTTCTCTTGGTGATGCTAAAGAGACGATTCCAGTTGATTACGAAGGTAAGGAAATTGAAATTGGTTTTAACGCTCGTTTCTTATTAGATTCAATTGCAATTTTAAATACTGAAAATGTAACTTTCGAATTTAACAATGAATTTTCAGCGGTAATCGTTAGATCAAATGATATCCAAAATTATCTTGGAATTATCATGCCACTTAGAATCTAG
- the dnaA gene encoding chromosomal replication initiator protein DnaA: MKNSNPTTNKINNIEDLANKNIIEDPFNIKQNLNQPYNSSSLSDDFFSADELDMMNNEIHNSLKSLVNPQKYASFFQGDFFRLKNIDGERAIFSTTTNFIKSFIEKNLNQISQSIVNTLGKSYQIEIIANNNNNLSQHLNNGPIEPSHTKPRSANEISFSLDLEPVQEDLLSQVESKYIDHVSDDYNNIVIDKSKTFKNYVIGPSNNMAYAASVAIAKSPGKAGKYPSLYIHSNSGLGKTHLLHAMANGIHNQYPHYVICLITARDFMKEMIESIRNKQLPEFRQKYSDKVDVLMIDDVHELKGKEGTQREFFHIFNELYQKGKQLIFTSDKTPQEINGLEERIKTRLQWGLVVDIQKPDIETRVAIINAKADDLDLFLSEDIVNLIACNVKNSIRELEGALIKLSAYSDIMKVDIELEMVKEVLGLRDYEDEKKITIEGIAKQTSQYFKIPVADLKSKSRVKDIANARFVAMYLCRKLASLTHEEIGQFFGGRDHSSVVHAEQKISKQLSQDPMLSKTIMTIENSL, translated from the coding sequence TTGAAGAATTCTAACCCAACAACAAATAAAATCAATAACATAGAAGATCTTGCCAATAAGAATATTATCGAAGATCCCTTCAATATTAAGCAAAATTTAAATCAACCTTATAATAGCTCTAGCCTATCGGACGATTTCTTTAGCGCTGATGAGCTGGATATGATGAATAACGAGATTCATAACTCATTAAAATCATTAGTAAATCCACAAAAATATGCTTCTTTTTTCCAAGGAGACTTTTTTCGTCTTAAGAATATTGACGGTGAAAGAGCGATATTTTCGACAACGACTAACTTTATTAAGTCATTTATCGAGAAGAATTTAAACCAAATCAGCCAAAGTATTGTAAATACGTTAGGTAAATCGTATCAAATCGAGATTATTGCTAATAATAACAATAACTTATCTCAACACTTAAATAATGGTCCTATAGAACCAAGTCATACGAAACCTAGGTCAGCAAATGAAATCTCATTTTCGCTCGATCTAGAGCCTGTACAAGAAGACCTACTTTCACAAGTTGAGTCTAAGTATATTGATCACGTAAGTGATGACTACAATAATATCGTCATTGATAAGTCTAAAACGTTTAAAAATTATGTTATTGGACCATCAAATAATATGGCCTACGCTGCTTCAGTAGCGATTGCTAAAAGTCCTGGTAAAGCTGGTAAATATCCGTCGCTTTATATTCATTCTAATTCAGGACTTGGTAAGACTCACCTCTTACATGCGATGGCCAACGGTATTCACAATCAATACCCTCACTATGTTATCTGCTTAATTACAGCACGTGATTTCATGAAGGAAATGATTGAATCGATTCGCAATAAACAGCTTCCAGAGTTTCGTCAAAAATATTCTGATAAAGTTGATGTTCTAATGATTGATGATGTTCATGAACTTAAAGGTAAAGAAGGAACGCAAAGAGAATTCTTCCATATCTTTAATGAGCTATATCAAAAAGGAAAACAGCTAATCTTCACTTCTGATAAAACTCCACAAGAGATCAATGGACTTGAAGAAAGAATTAAGACTCGCCTTCAATGGGGTCTTGTCGTTGATATTCAAAAACCAGATATTGAAACTCGTGTTGCAATCATTAATGCTAAGGCTGATGATCTCGACCTATTCCTTTCTGAAGACATTGTGAACCTGATTGCATGTAATGTTAAAAACTCGATTAGAGAGCTTGAGGGTGCTCTAATTAAGCTTTCAGCCTACTCTGATATCATGAAGGTTGATATCGAATTAGAAATGGTTAAAGAGGTTCTAGGACTCAGAGATTACGAAGACGAAAAGAAAATTACAATTGAAGGAATTGCTAAGCAGACTTCACAATACTTTAAAATTCCAGTTGCTGATCTTAAGTCTAAATCACGTGTAAAAGATATCGCTAATGCACGCTTTGTTGCCATGTACTTATGTCGTAAACTTGCAAGCTTAACACATGAAGAAATTGGACAGTTCTTTGGAGGACGTGATCACAGCTCTGTTGTTCACGCTGAACAAAAGATTTCAAAACAATTGTCTCAAGATCCAATGCTTTCTAAGACAATTATGACGATTGAAAATTCGTTATAA
- the rpmH gene encoding 50S ribosomal protein L34, which translates to MSKRTWQPKRKKRMRVHGFLKRMETAGGRNVIKARRAKGRKQLTVSHGKK; encoded by the coding sequence ATGTCTAAAAGAACTTGGCAGCCAAAAAGAAAGAAAAGAATGAGAGTACACGGTTTCCTTAAAAGAATGGAAACAGCTGGTGGTCGCAACGTTATCAAAGCTCGTAGAGCTAAGGGACGTAAGCAACTTACAGTTTCTCACGGTAAGAAATAA
- the rnpA gene encoding ribonuclease P protein component, whose translation MTSVDSTFDKSSRLLSTEDFSYLRKNSQVITDRWLRIYYKPSRLNSEVSRVGFSVTKKVGKANKRNLCKRIIREFFRTSSYRNNGKDFMIVVSNRLFKSSQNPKEDLRNSLVNAFAKIQ comes from the coding sequence ATGACATCAGTTGATAGCACTTTTGATAAAAGTTCAAGACTGCTATCAACTGAAGATTTTTCTTATTTAAGAAAAAATTCTCAAGTAATCACTGATCGTTGGCTTCGTATTTATTACAAGCCATCACGTCTTAACTCTGAAGTTTCAAGAGTAGGTTTTTCTGTAACTAAAAAAGTCGGTAAAGCTAATAAGCGTAATCTTTGTAAGAGAATTATTAGAGAATTCTTTCGTACAAGTTCGTACCGTAACAACGGTAAGGATTTTATGATTGTAGTTTCTAATCGACTTTTTAAAAGTTCACAAAATCCAAAAGAAGATCTTCGAAATTCCCTTGTGAACGCCTTTGCAAAAATTCAATAA
- the yidC gene encoding membrane protein insertase YidC: protein MNNDQKRTVLAFVLTGVIVFTWQALFSSNQPVQQPVKQEQVQTQNASSNSSETKPIATHSNKATNLTSVTLKAGSFFYTVNSDLSFSEAAGNKTSMTLKELSDKDNFFNFKLIDTNNNLQNFNFVFDEQTVENEVVGNDLNKQISIRLKLENDGRLTYELNGAQDFRLSYNMAATEKQSDNRTYRQYVVQGMDTDRYNLESDEKGEGNLKWVALDFNHHVFFNVFNDKQTINYMATEGGEIFFQAVNGKKNYNGYILYALKNYDYLLGFDNQLDLSIDFGIFGIFAVPILKAMQVLYTYVGNYGVAIILLTIVIRLATYPLQAKSFRSMKKMQVLQPEIAKLKEKYADDPMKQQKETMELFKRSGASPLGGCLPMVLQIPIFIAFYQAISNSVELVGSPFYFWLTDLSAKDPYYILPAIMGITMLVQTKLNPSTSADPNQQKIMYIMPIVFIFIMKDLPAGLNLYFTVSNILGIAQQLYVYKTAEA from the coding sequence ATGAATAATGATCAAAAACGCACTGTTTTAGCGTTTGTTCTTACTGGTGTTATTGTTTTCACATGGCAAGCACTTTTCAGTTCAAACCAACCTGTACAACAACCAGTAAAACAAGAACAAGTACAAACACAAAACGCATCTTCTAATTCATCTGAAACGAAGCCAATTGCAACACACTCGAATAAAGCAACAAACCTGACGTCTGTTACTCTTAAAGCAGGATCATTTTTCTATACAGTTAATAGTGATCTTTCTTTTAGTGAAGCAGCTGGTAATAAAACTTCAATGACTTTAAAAGAGCTTTCAGACAAGGATAACTTTTTTAATTTCAAGTTAATCGATACTAATAATAATCTACAAAACTTTAACTTTGTATTCGATGAACAAACAGTTGAAAACGAAGTAGTAGGTAATGATCTTAATAAGCAAATTTCGATTCGTTTAAAATTAGAAAATGATGGCCGTTTAACTTATGAATTAAATGGTGCTCAGGATTTTAGACTTTCATACAATATGGCAGCTACTGAAAAGCAATCTGATAACAGAACTTATCGTCAGTATGTTGTTCAAGGTATGGATACTGATCGTTATAACTTAGAATCAGATGAGAAAGGTGAGGGGAACTTAAAATGGGTTGCTCTTGATTTCAATCATCACGTTTTCTTCAACGTTTTTAATGATAAGCAAACAATCAATTATATGGCCACTGAAGGCGGAGAGATCTTCTTTCAAGCTGTTAATGGAAAGAAAAACTATAATGGTTATATTCTTTATGCTCTTAAAAATTATGATTACCTATTAGGATTTGATAATCAATTAGATCTATCAATCGACTTTGGTATCTTTGGAATTTTTGCAGTTCCAATTCTAAAAGCAATGCAAGTTCTCTACACATATGTAGGTAACTACGGTGTTGCAATTATTCTTTTAACAATTGTAATTCGTCTTGCAACTTATCCATTACAAGCTAAGTCTTTTAGATCAATGAAGAAGATGCAAGTTCTTCAACCAGAGATTGCAAAGCTAAAAGAAAAGTATGCTGACGATCCAATGAAGCAACAAAAAGAAACAATGGAATTATTTAAAAGATCAGGTGCTTCACCTTTAGGTGGATGTCTTCCAATGGTTCTTCAAATTCCAATCTTTATTGCTTTCTACCAAGCTATTTCAAACTCTGTTGAGTTAGTTGGTTCTCCATTTTACTTTTGGTTAACTGACCTTAGTGCAAAAGATCCATATTACATTCTTCCAGCAATTATGGGGATTACAATGCTAGTGCAAACTAAGCTAAATCCTTCGACATCTGCTGATCCTAATCAACAGAAGATTATGTATATTATGCCGATCGTTTTCATTTTTATTATGAAAGATCTTCCAGCAGGTTTAAATCTGTATTTTACAGTTTCAAACATCCTGGGAATTGCACAACAACTTTACGTTTATAAAACAGCAGAAGCTTAA